Genomic DNA from Peribacillus simplex NBRC 15720 = DSM 1321:
GAGTAATTAAATTCGTTCCACCATATAAGCTTTTCTTCTTCCGGTAAAGCCTGCTGCATAGAGCGACAATACTTTGGCTGAATAGAAAATAGGTGCCGATCAGTACGAAGAATAAAATGGGCATTACTCGAATATAAGAATTGTTCAACGACATCGTGCCTGCCAAATAATAAGAAATGCTTAAGCAAACTGCTGATAGTGCAATTAACCACTTTGAAACGAAGGGCGTCTTTTTTGGTTTTTGTTTATCTTTTAGTAAATCGACTACCTCCGCATTTCCAATGTGGAACAATGAAAGGAGCGATAATAGCTGAAATAGCAAAACGAAACCAACAATGGTATAAATAAAGGCCTCAGGGACAAAGACAAATGATATTGGTTGCTCTACAGCCAATAACCTAGAAACTGCCATTAAGAATAACTTTGAGAACAACAACCCCAAGCCTACTCCGATCAGGATAGATATGAGGGAAACCATCGTTTGCTCCAGGTAAATCAGTTTTCTTAGTTGGGATTTGGACATTCCAAGCAGTGTCAGCAATCCAAACTCTTTTTTTCGCGGCTGAATAAATGCTGCATTCGAATAAGCAATAAAGAAAACTGAAAATATGATGATCACGATTTCAGCTGCAATGAGTCCCCTACTAATTAGCTGTCCCCCAGGGATATTCGCATGGACCACATCAGGATGAAAGATAAATGATGCGTAAATAAAAAAAATGGAGACGGAAAGGACAATGCTGAAAAAATATGCTAGATAACGTTGTGCATTTCCTTGGATATTTCTCTTAGCGAGAAGTCGGATGTTCATGATAGACTCCTCCCAAAACGCTTAACGTATCTAAAATCCTTTGATGGAAGCTCTGTCTTTCCCCTCCGCTGTGAACCTCCGAAAAGAACTTGCCATCCTTTATGAATAGAATCCGGTCACAGAAACTGGCGGCAGTCGGGTCATGAGTGACCATGAGGATTGTTGCTCCCTTTTTCTCTTGAAGTGTCGTGAGGGTATCCATTACCTGCTTGGCAGATTTGGAATCCAAATTACCAGTAGGTTCATCCGCTAAAATAATGGAAGGTTCATGAATGATCGCTCTTGCACAAGCTGTTCGTTGCTTCTGACCTCCGGAAATTTCAAAAGTCCGCTTTTCTAATATCCCTTCTATACCAAGAAGGTTCGCCAATTGGCTTATCCTATTTTCCATTTCCTGCAGTTTATACTGATCTAACGCTAAAGGAAGAAGGATATTTTCGCGAACGGTAAGTGTATCAAGAAGATTGAAGTCTTGAAATACAAATCCAATTTCCCTCCTGCGAAACAAAGCCAGGTCCTGATTGTTTAATTCATTAGGATTCTGATCATTTAGAATGACTTTACCTGTGGTGGGTTTATCAATCGTGGCCATTAAGTTAAGCAGAGTGGTTTTCCCGCTGCCTGATGGACCCATCACTCCGACAAATTCCCCTTTCTGTACATTCATGGTGAAATTATGTAACGCTTTATGAAATAAATTCCCCTGCTTTTGAAAATAAGTTTTGGATAGTTGTTCCGCTTTTAAAATCGACATCCTGAATACCTCCCTTTCTTACCGTAAGTATAATGAATAAAGCGGGAGGCTCCCATCGAAGTTTATTACATAATCGTTTAACACCCTTACAATTCTGTCACCTTTCATGTAAGGTATTTATCTTAAAAAGAAATTCCACAGTAGTCCCTTCGGATACAGTCGATTGAATGGTAACGCCATGCCCAAGTCTCTTGACGATTTCCTTCACTAGATATAGTCCCATTCCGGTTGACTCTTGTTGGACTCGCCCGTTCTCTCCAGTAAAAAATGGATCAAACACTCGTTTTACATCATGTGGGGCAATTCCAATTCCCTGATCTGTTATCCTTAGGAAAATCTCCGACTCTTTTTCAACAAAGTTGAACGTTATGCTGTCATGCTCTTCCTGCCTTGAATACTTCAGTGCATTAAAGATCACCTGACTAATGGCGAAGTGGAGCCACTTACGATCCGAATGCACATATAAATTCTCAAGCTCCGTTTCAAGCCTGGGGTATATGAACCGTTTGATGAACTGTTTTTTTTCCTCGTTAATCACTTGCTTGACTAGATTAATTAAGTCAACCCGCTCCGATTTTACATCCTCCGAAAAACGCTGCAGCCTTGCTCCATGCAATATAATTTCCAGCCCTCTGCGAAATCGATCATTTTCTTCTTCTATCTCTTTAAGATAATCCTTCATCGGCTCATTCGAAAATGTCCTTCTGCCTTCTTGAATCAGTAAGGAAATGACTGAAACAGGTGTCTTCATTTGATGAACCCATTGATGAATCAACAGCTCATATTGCTCCTTCTGTTTGACTTGTTCTTGTAATTGTCCAATTGTTTCCTGGTTCATTTGTTGAAAAAGCTCCATCCACAACTTTTGTTCATTTGACAAGGGGTCCCTAAAGGCTTCGACATATTCAAACGACAAGCTTGGTTCTTGCTTCATCCTTGCTAATTGATTAAGAAAACGGTAATGCCTTATGTAATCGGCCGCTAAAAATAGAATCATCATAAACAACGCGAGAATAATTAAATAGATGATATTTGAAATCGATATGTGATTCCCCGCTTCCAGAACGGCTAATGAATAAGCAATAATAAGCAGGCTTACCAATAGAACGGTATAAAATATAAAATAAAGACGGTCTATAATAAAGGATTTTAGCTTCACTTTTCTTCACCTTGCACTATTTTTAGTCGATATCCTTTTCCCCTGCTGGTTGTTATGGCATGCTTTACGCCAATATCCTCTAGTTTTCTCCGTACCCTTGTGACATTGACGGTCAATGTATTGTCATCAACAAATGAATCATCATTCCATAATGCTTCAAGTAAATCTTCACGCGAGACAATGGTGTCATACTGTCGTAGTAAACAACTCAATAATTTCAACTCATTTTGAGTTAACGTTACCTGATTGTCTTGATATTCAATCATCGCTTTTTCCGTATAAAGCGTTAATCCATCCATTTCCTTTATTTGGTGGTCTAATGAAGATATTTCCGCATATTCACCATAAACCCTACGTAGGACACTCTTTATTTTCGCTAGTACCACTTCCAAATGAAACGGTTTGGTTAAATAATCATCTCCCCCATATTCAATGGCCATGACTTGGTTCATTTCATCTGTCCTTGCAGAGATGAATATAATGGGAACCTTTGACACCGTCCTTATTAGTCGGCACCAATGGAATCCATCATAAAAGGGCAGATTAATATCCAATAAAACCAAATCTGGCTTTATCTCTTGGAACTCCGCAAATACTTGGTCCAGTTGCTTCACTTCAAAAACCTCATACCCATACCTTTTTAAAAAATTGACCAAGATTCCAGCTATTTTGAAATCGTCTTCAACCAATAATATTTTATACATCTTTTTCTCCTCATTAACATGACAATCCTACATATTAATCTGACTTTTGAAATGAAAATAAAAAGCCTTGAATGGTATGAGCCAATCAAGGGGATTTCAATAAAATTAGATTTCCTCCGGGATTTTCAATCCCTCAATAAAGGATTTAAAACTGGATGCAACTTTATAAATATTTTCATCCTGGCTTGATGGATCTGAATACCAACCCTGATCCCAGAAGTAAACTCCCTTTTCCTCTTCGTTATTTATCAGCAAGATTTTACCTGCACATGTATCATTACCTATTATAATGCAATTCTTATGTAAGTCTTTTCTGTTTTCTTCATGCCATTTCTGTAAATCCCGTTCTTTATCTTGAAGCTCTAATCCATAAAGTACATTTAAGCAAACGAGTGTGTCTAATCCATCCACATAAAACTTACAGTTTTGAACCGCAGTTGTGCCGCCATTATACTTAAGTAGAAATTGTTTATAATCTGCAGGGATTTCAAAACCCACAAATTCCTGAAAATTATTCACTGCTTCTTGTGTCGCTTTGCCATATCCAGTAATATTCACCATTGTATCGACTCCATTTCATTTTATTGTAGTAAAATCAATTGATAATCTTATTCTATTTCACTTGCTAATTGCAGTTTATAAAATGGCCGGGTTCTACACTCCATTACAACTCTGTTAATCTAAAATTTACTTTTCTTAATGGAGATCCCTTAAAAATAATTTATTCATAATTACTTAGAAAATAATACTTTTTTTAAATATATTAACATAATTTTACTATCCTTTTCAGTATTTTCTGATATTTTTTTTGACAATTTCGTTTCTTTTCATTAAGAAAATAGCTTTTTTTAAAAAAGAGTCTTTACCGAAAAATCGATAAATCGTATAATTCGTAGATAAATCAGGTATTTTCGTAGATATATGTCCATTTTCGAAGATATATTCCCGATTTCGCAGATAAATGAAACTTAGCATTATTCATTCTTCCTTATAATATTCAATAAAAAAAGGCGCCCAACCATCATCTTCGAGGTTGTGCGCCATGAATTAATCCCATTACATCTCAGACAACTTTATAGTCATCATAAGTAATTAATAACCTGCTCATAGAAACTGTCTCAGCACGAAGCTTATTCTTATCACGACAATAAGCAATGATGGAACTATTGGGAATTTTAGCTGTACAATTCCATTTACTATACTTTTCATTATACCTAGAGGATATTTCGATAATCTCACCACGTACTTTTAACATCCTGCGTTCTACCAAGGGCATCATCTCCAATTCCGATAATATTATTTACCCTAAATCGGATAAAAAATTCTTGAGGCTCATTCAGGAATGGCATATTCACAGATTATGGACATTATAGCAAAACAAACATACATGCTAAACAAAAGATGTCTACATATTCACAGAGTAATCGCTGCCGGTAACTGGCATTATTGTTTGGACAACCTATAGATCTATTATTATAGGAAATGACAAGGTTGTTCCTCTTAAAAATGCGGTGAATCCGATTCGTAATCTTATAGGATGTCTCTTTATTTAAGGTATTATAACCAGAATAATCTTAATATTTTTTTGGAATATTAAGATAAATCATAAAGCCCACCTAATATCTCTTTATTATAACGATAAAAATTATATTCGTATCACAAAAGAAATATTTGAAATTAAGAGATTAGAGTCGTATGATTAGTAGTATCGGCGGAAAACACATAAATCAAAATAATTAAGTTTAAAGGGGAATTAGATATGGTAGATGTAGTCTCAAAACCTGAACATGAAACACTTAATATTTCTGCAAACCAAGAACAATTGGATATCCTTGATCAGCTTTTAAAGCCTGAGGTTCAGGAATCATTGAACACTTTAGTTGAGCAGTTACCAAAACTGACTGAGTTAGTGAATATTTTAACAAAGTCTTATGATTTCGCTCAATCGGTTGCGACTGATGATGTTTTGAAAAATGATACGGTCAGCGCCATTTCGGAGATTGCGACACCTGTAGTACATTCAGTAAAAGGGCTTGCGGCTAATGCCATCGAAGCTAAGGATCGTGCTGATGTGAATAATGATGTAATCGGTCTTTTTGGTCTGTTAAGGATGATGAAAGATCCTCAAGCACAAAAACTTTTCCGTTTCGCCCAAGCTTTTCTTGAAGTCTCTTCAGAACGTAAAAACCAAAAATAATTTGATAAACTTTCAGTAAGAACGGGGGATTAACTATGTCAAAACAAATCGTCATCTTAGGTGCAGGTTACGCAGGATTGCTATCTGCCTTATCCGTACGTGAATATTACAATAAAGATGAAGTTCAGGTTACAGTGGTGAATCAATTTCCAACGCACCAAATCATCACCGAATTGCACCGTCTTGCAGGCGGATCCATTTCTGAACAAGCCGTTTCCATTCCTTTGGAAAAGCTTTTCAAAGGAAAAGATATCGACCTTATCATTTCCAAAGTGGAGTCTTTCTCAGTCGATAACAAAGAAGTGAAACTTGCCAATGGTTCCACTTTATCTTATGATGCCCTGGTTGTTGCTTTGGGAAGCCAAACAGGATTCTTCGGCATTCCGGGACTTGAGGAAAACAGCATGGTCTTGAAATCCGTAAATGATGCAAACAAGATTTACAAACATATCGAAGATCGCATCCGCGAATATGCACAAACCAATAATGAAGCGGACGCAACCATCGTGATCGGCGGCGGCGGATTGACGGGCGTTGAGTTAATCGGTGAAATCGTGGATCATTTCCCTAAAATCGCTAAAAAGTTCGGAGTGGACTTCAAGGATTTGAAAATCAAGCTTGTTGAAGCTGGTCCAAAAATCCTTCCGGTCCTGCCTGATCACTTAATCGAACGTGCGATGACAAGCTTGGAAGCACGCGGCGTTGAATTCTTGACAGGTCTGCCTGTAACGGGTGTTAAAGGAAATCAAATCGAATTGAAAGATGGACAAACGATAACTGCCAATACGCTTGTTTGGACAGGCGGAGTTGCGGCTCTTCCTATCGTAGGCGAATCAGGCCTTGAAGTGGATCGCGGCAAAGCAACCGTTAATGAGTTCTTGCAATCCAAATCCCATAATGACGTATTCGTTGTCGGGGACAGTGCCGTTGCCTTCCCTCCAGAAGGCGGCCGTCCATACGCTCCTACTGCACAAAATGCTTGGCAAATGGGTGAGCTTGTTGGATACAACCTATATGCAGCCTTTGAAGGCAAGAAACTTGAAGAATTTTCACCTGTAAACTCAGGTACACTTGCGAGCCTTGGACGTAAGGATGCGGTGGCAACCGTTGGGGCAAATAACACGTCCCTTAAAGGTCTGCCGGCTACATTGATGAAAGAAGCAAGTAATGTTCGCTATCTATCACACATCAAAGCCCTATTCAGCCTGGCTTATTAATTTTAAGATAAAGCACTCATTGAATTTAAAAGGACCATTCATCATTTGATGAATGGTCCTCTTTTGTAATTAAAGGGCTATTTAAAGAAATCAAATCTTAACTTGGTTGATGCTGAATCTAAGGTAAAATCCCTCAGGTAATTTTGCATTTGTCAATATCCGGGTTTCTTTTAAGCGTTTATCATTATAGGAGGAGACTTCCATCAATTCTTCATCCATATAAGCAGGATGGGTCATTATCTCCACGCTCGACCCATCCATTACCCTCCCTTTCAAGTTTTGAAAGTAATCTTCAACCACCATTTCTCCATAAAAATCATCGAGGAATACATCTGTAACGGTTTGAATCCCAGCAAGGTGCCTTCCGGCATTACGCACTGGCAATCCGTATTTCTCAGACAGCTTTTTAATAACAGGTAGAAATGCTGTGATCCCGTGTACATGATGATGGCTGTCGAAATGAGTCGGAAATAGACCAAATTCCAAGAATCTTTCGATTTGTGCTGACCACTCCCTCTCCAAGTCGCTCAAGGAAATAGCGGTAGGATCCCCATATACCTCCCCTTGCTTCTTAAAGAAACCAGATTCGTCTACTAAACTCGGAACATCACTCAATAAAGGTTTACCCCATGTCAGCACTAAGTGTATACCTATCTTCAACGAAGGTGTCTTCTTTGCGATTTCAATCGCATGCTCCGTTGCTATCGCATTCATCATGATCGTTGCCGAATTGACAATTCCATATTTGTGGCTATCCAAAATCCCATAATTCACCGCTTTAGTTAACCCGAAATCATCTGCATTTACAAGGACTTCAATCATGATAAATTATCCTGCAACTCCTTTTTTTCAAAAAACTGCGGCAGATAATCTTTATGTGCCTCCAGCATTTCGTCTAAGATAAGTTTTGCAACCCGGTCACTTGGAACGAGTGGATTGATCGTCATGGCAAGCAACGCAGTATCATAGTCCCCTGAAATTGCAGCTTCGATGGCTACCCTTTCAAAGGATTTGATTTGCTGAATTAATCCGCGGACAGCGACAGGAAGCTCTCCTACATTGATTGGCTTAGGACCATCCTTAGTTATCACGCAACTGGTTTCAATCGCCGAGCCGTAAGGGATGCCTTCAATCGCACCATGGTTTACGGTATTTACCGCTTGAATATCTCGCTTATCCGTATGCATCGAGCAAATCAACCGCACAGCTGCATCACTGTAGTACGCACCTCCGCGCTCTTCAAGCTGCGGCGGCTTGATAGCCAGATCCTGGTCTTTGTATAGCTCGAATAATCCTGCTTCAAGTCTTTGAACGACCTCTGCACGTGTTTCCCCATTTTCTGCATCCTTCAATTCTTGGGCTAGCACATCTCCCGTTTTATAATAGTAGTTGTGGTATGGACACGGAAACAGGTTTAACGCTCTAAGGAATTCCGGTTCCCATCCCATTGCATGGATGTTCTTCATCGTGACAGCTTTAGCTGGATCTGTAATCAAATGGATGATTTGATCTTTTACACTCTCGCCATCAACGAATACATCCAAGCCGTAAACCATATGGTTCAAGCCAGCAAAGTCGATCCGGACTCTTGATGGCTCTACATCCATCAAATCTGCAACACCTCTTTCCATACCAATCGGCACATTGCA
This window encodes:
- a CDS encoding ABC transporter ATP-binding protein, encoding MSILKAEQLSKTYFQKQGNLFHKALHNFTMNVQKGEFVGVMGPSGSGKTTLLNLMATIDKPTTGKVILNDQNPNELNNQDLALFRRREIGFVFQDFNLLDTLTVRENILLPLALDQYKLQEMENRISQLANLLGIEGILEKRTFEISGGQKQRTACARAIIHEPSIILADEPTGNLDSKSAKQVMDTLTTLQEKKGATILMVTHDPTAASFCDRILFIKDGKFFSEVHSGGERQSFHQRILDTLSVLGGVYHEHPTSR
- a CDS encoding sensor histidine kinase, with translation MKLKSFIIDRLYFIFYTVLLVSLLIIAYSLAVLEAGNHISISNIIYLIILALFMMILFLAADYIRHYRFLNQLARMKQEPSLSFEYVEAFRDPLSNEQKLWMELFQQMNQETIGQLQEQVKQKEQYELLIHQWVHQMKTPVSVISLLIQEGRRTFSNEPMKDYLKEIEEENDRFRRGLEIILHGARLQRFSEDVKSERVDLINLVKQVINEEKKQFIKRFIYPRLETELENLYVHSDRKWLHFAISQVIFNALKYSRQEEHDSITFNFVEKESEIFLRITDQGIGIAPHDVKRVFDPFFTGENGRVQQESTGMGLYLVKEIVKRLGHGVTIQSTVSEGTTVEFLFKINTLHER
- a CDS encoding response regulator transcription factor gives rise to the protein MYKILLVEDDFKIAGILVNFLKRYGYEVFEVKQLDQVFAEFQEIKPDLVLLDINLPFYDGFHWCRLIRTVSKVPIIFISARTDEMNQVMAIEYGGDDYLTKPFHLEVVLAKIKSVLRRVYGEYAEISSLDHQIKEMDGLTLYTEKAMIEYQDNQVTLTQNELKLLSCLLRQYDTIVSREDLLEALWNDDSFVDDNTLTVNVTRVRRKLEDIGVKHAITTSRGKGYRLKIVQGEEK
- a CDS encoding SMI1/KNR4 family protein, encoding MVNITGYGKATQEAVNNFQEFVGFEIPADYKQFLLKYNGGTTAVQNCKFYVDGLDTLVCLNVLYGLELQDKERDLQKWHEENRKDLHKNCIIIGNDTCAGKILLINNEEEKGVYFWDQGWYSDPSSQDENIYKVASSFKSFIEGLKIPEEI
- a CDS encoding DUF1641 domain-containing protein, whose protein sequence is MVDVVSKPEHETLNISANQEQLDILDQLLKPEVQESLNTLVEQLPKLTELVNILTKSYDFAQSVATDDVLKNDTVSAISEIATPVVHSVKGLAANAIEAKDRADVNNDVIGLFGLLRMMKDPQAQKLFRFAQAFLEVSSERKNQK
- a CDS encoding NAD(P)/FAD-dependent oxidoreductase, producing the protein MSKQIVILGAGYAGLLSALSVREYYNKDEVQVTVVNQFPTHQIITELHRLAGGSISEQAVSIPLEKLFKGKDIDLIISKVESFSVDNKEVKLANGSTLSYDALVVALGSQTGFFGIPGLEENSMVLKSVNDANKIYKHIEDRIREYAQTNNEADATIVIGGGGLTGVELIGEIVDHFPKIAKKFGVDFKDLKIKLVEAGPKILPVLPDHLIERAMTSLEARGVEFLTGLPVTGVKGNQIELKDGQTITANTLVWTGGVAALPIVGESGLEVDRGKATVNEFLQSKSHNDVFVVGDSAVAFPPEGGRPYAPTAQNAWQMGELVGYNLYAAFEGKKLEEFSPVNSGTLASLGRKDAVATVGANNTSLKGLPATLMKEASNVRYLSHIKALFSLAY
- the chbG gene encoding chitin disaccharide deacetylase, with amino-acid sequence MIEVLVNADDFGLTKAVNYGILDSHKYGIVNSATIMMNAIATEHAIEIAKKTPSLKIGIHLVLTWGKPLLSDVPSLVDESGFFKKQGEVYGDPTAISLSDLEREWSAQIERFLEFGLFPTHFDSHHHVHGITAFLPVIKKLSEKYGLPVRNAGRHLAGIQTVTDVFLDDFYGEMVVEDYFQNLKGRVMDGSSVEIMTHPAYMDEELMEVSSYNDKRLKETRILTNAKLPEGFYLRFSINQVKI
- a CDS encoding 6-phospho-beta-glucosidase → MSKGLKIVTIGGGSSYTPELIEGFIKYHEELPVSEIWLVDIEAGKEKLEIVGNLARRMIEKAGVNIEVHLTLDRKKALKGADYVTTQLRVGQLAARALDEKIPLKHGVIGQETNGPGGLFKAFRTIPVILDIAHEMEELCPEAWLINFTNPAGMVTEAVLRHSNISKIIGLCNVPIGMERGVADLMDVEPSRVRIDFAGLNHMVYGLDVFVDGESVKDQIIHLITDPAKAVTMKNIHAMGWEPEFLRALNLFPCPYHNYYYKTGDVLAQELKDAENGETRAEVVQRLEAGLFELYKDQDLAIKPPQLEERGGAYYSDAAVRLICSMHTDKRDIQAVNTVNHGAIEGIPYGSAIETSCVITKDGPKPINVGELPVAVRGLIQQIKSFERVAIEAAISGDYDTALLAMTINPLVPSDRVAKLILDEMLEAHKDYLPQFFEKKELQDNLS